From the genome of Azospirillum brasilense, one region includes:
- a CDS encoding serine/threonine protein kinase — protein MPSDAMTAAAADRMMANAEPVKLAERYEIHPSAPLAALNTIGGNAYTAKPLRDKRSEAFAIIGHGATLARTDIAATVASLDNQAHMRLLDWGMVDWPASQGRRLCMIFERPAGKRLMNSLTETTDPIPEDHLTRQIIHPLVAALKELSSRGVVHGAIRPTNLYYRDLASSSLMLGECLSTPPGYGQTVLLETVERGMASPAGRGTGTMADDLYSLGVTLLLLLLGRNPVGAAEDEAILQAKIERGSYPALVGQMRLPLAISEVIRGLLVDDPKQRWTLQDLDLWVAGRRLSPKQPQVPRRAARPLEFQGQDYWHCRTLARAFARHVAPAATVIEGGELDKWLRRSMGDDARAEAVANAVQTASTTGKGGSMAERLVARVCMALDPGAPIRYRGKAMMPDGIGTMLAEAFLRGESPQPSAEVLANQLPMFWVSVQSDFKPEFVPMVQNFDQVRGLLDRTGHGLGVERVLYEMNPTMPCISPLVAKQMPTNPAELLRALDWTGAGSERHKDPIDRHIAAFLAVRHRRTDEMLYTQLGSSIEPMRRVIAMLTILADVQARTGTDGLSHLAAWVVSLLDPAFRRFHSRPHQDNVRKLADSAAHNGRLGDLLKIVDDPEALRRDKLEFEAAQIAYREADAEINKLRQSIGDRNSIIESSGRQVAAIVSSLLSTLLVGGIILFFAF, from the coding sequence ATGCCATCCGATGCCATGACCGCAGCCGCCGCGGATCGGATGATGGCGAACGCCGAGCCGGTCAAGCTGGCCGAGCGGTACGAAATCCACCCCAGCGCGCCGCTCGCCGCCCTCAACACAATCGGCGGCAACGCCTACACGGCAAAGCCGCTGCGTGACAAGCGCTCCGAAGCCTTTGCCATCATCGGCCACGGCGCCACGCTGGCGCGCACCGACATCGCCGCCACCGTCGCCAGCCTCGACAACCAGGCCCACATGCGCCTGCTCGACTGGGGCATGGTGGACTGGCCGGCGAGCCAGGGGCGCCGCCTTTGCATGATCTTCGAGCGTCCGGCGGGCAAGCGGCTGATGAACAGCCTGACCGAGACCACGGACCCGATTCCTGAAGACCATCTGACCCGCCAGATCATCCATCCGCTGGTCGCGGCGCTGAAGGAGCTGTCGAGCCGCGGCGTGGTCCATGGCGCGATCCGCCCGACCAACCTCTATTACCGCGATCTGGCCTCCAGCAGCCTGATGCTGGGCGAATGCCTGTCCACCCCGCCCGGCTACGGCCAGACGGTCCTGCTGGAGACGGTGGAGCGCGGCATGGCCTCGCCGGCCGGGCGCGGCACCGGCACCATGGCCGACGACCTCTATTCGCTGGGCGTGACGCTGCTGCTCCTGCTGCTGGGGCGCAACCCGGTGGGGGCGGCGGAGGACGAGGCGATTCTTCAGGCCAAGATCGAGCGCGGGTCCTACCCGGCGCTGGTCGGCCAGATGCGCCTGCCGCTGGCCATCAGCGAGGTGATCCGCGGTCTGCTGGTCGACGATCCCAAACAGCGCTGGACGCTCCAGGACCTCGACCTGTGGGTCGCCGGGCGCCGCCTCAGCCCGAAGCAGCCGCAGGTGCCGCGCCGCGCCGCCCGTCCGCTGGAGTTCCAGGGGCAGGACTACTGGCATTGCCGCACGCTGGCCCGCGCCTTCGCCCGCCATGTGGCGCCCGCCGCCACGGTCATCGAGGGCGGCGAGCTGGACAAATGGCTGCGCCGCTCCATGGGCGACGACGCCCGCGCCGAGGCGGTGGCGAACGCGGTGCAGACCGCCTCGACCACCGGCAAGGGCGGCAGCATGGCCGAACGGCTGGTCGCCCGCGTCTGCATGGCGCTGGATCCCGGAGCGCCCATCCGCTACCGCGGCAAGGCGATGATGCCCGACGGCATCGGCACCATGCTGGCCGAAGCCTTCCTGCGCGGCGAGTCGCCCCAGCCGTCGGCCGAGGTACTGGCCAACCAGCTTCCCATGTTCTGGGTGAGCGTGCAGAGCGACTTCAAGCCGGAGTTCGTGCCGATGGTGCAGAACTTCGATCAGGTCCGCGGTTTGCTGGACCGCACGGGCCACGGTCTGGGGGTGGAGCGCGTGCTCTACGAGATGAACCCCACCATGCCCTGCATAAGCCCGCTGGTCGCCAAGCAGATGCCGACCAACCCGGCCGAGCTGCTGCGGGCGCTCGACTGGACGGGGGCGGGCAGCGAGCGGCACAAGGACCCCATCGACCGCCACATCGCCGCCTTCCTGGCGGTGCGGCACAGGCGGACCGACGAGATGCTCTACACCCAGCTCGGTTCCAGCATCGAGCCGATGCGCCGGGTGATCGCCATGCTGACCATCCTGGCCGACGTGCAGGCGCGCACCGGCACCGACGGTCTGTCGCACCTCGCCGCCTGGGTGGTTTCCCTGCTCGACCCGGCCTTCCGCCGCTTCCACAGCCGGCCGCACCAGGACAATGTGCGCAAGCTGGCCGACTCCGCGGCCCACAACGGGCGGCTCGGCGATCTGCTGAAGATCGTCGACGATCCGGAGGCGCTGCGTCGCGACAAGCTTGAGTTCGAGGCCGCCCAGATCGCCTACCGCGAGGCCGACGCCGAGATCAACAAGCTGCGGCAGAGCATCGGCGACCGGAACAGCATCATCGAATCGTCCGGGCGGCAGGTGGCCGCCATCGTGTCGAGCCTGCTGTCGACCCTTCTGGTCGGCGGCATCATCCTCTTCTTCGCCTTCTGA
- the rpoH gene encoding RNA polymerase sigma factor RpoH, giving the protein MATISSVPVISSESNLSRYLQEIRKFPMLAAEEEYMLAKRWQEIEDSDAAHKLVTSHLRLVAKIAMGYRGYGLPLSELISEGNVGMMQAVKRFDPDRGFRLATYAMWWIRAAIQEYILHSWSLVKMGTTAAQKKLFFNLRRLKGQMQAIEEGDMSPEQVRHVATTLDVPEQDVVNMNRRLSAPDHSLNAPLRADSEGEWQDWLVDETANQEISLAENEELGKRRKLLTAAMENLNERERDILEERRLRDNPTTLEDLSQKYGISRERVRQIEVRAFEKLQKAIRNAAVEQKLAG; this is encoded by the coding sequence ATGGCGACGATATCCAGCGTTCCGGTCATCAGTTCCGAAAGCAACCTCTCGCGCTATCTCCAGGAAATCCGCAAGTTCCCCATGCTCGCGGCGGAGGAGGAGTACATGCTGGCCAAGCGCTGGCAGGAGATCGAGGATTCGGACGCCGCGCACAAGCTGGTGACCAGCCATCTGCGGCTCGTGGCGAAGATCGCCATGGGCTACCGCGGCTACGGCCTGCCGCTGTCGGAGCTGATCTCCGAGGGCAATGTGGGCATGATGCAGGCGGTGAAGCGGTTCGACCCCGACCGCGGCTTCCGGCTGGCGACCTACGCCATGTGGTGGATCCGCGCCGCCATCCAGGAATACATCCTGCACAGCTGGTCGCTGGTGAAGATGGGCACCACGGCGGCCCAGAAGAAGCTGTTCTTCAACCTGCGCCGCCTGAAGGGCCAGATGCAGGCCATCGAGGAGGGCGACATGTCGCCCGAGCAGGTGCGCCACGTCGCCACGACCCTCGACGTGCCGGAGCAGGACGTCGTCAACATGAACCGCCGCCTCAGCGCGCCCGACCATTCGCTGAACGCGCCGCTGCGCGCCGACAGCGAGGGCGAGTGGCAGGACTGGCTGGTCGACGAGACGGCGAACCAGGAAATCTCGCTCGCCGAGAACGAGGAGCTGGGCAAGCGGCGCAAGCTGCTGACCGCCGCCATGGAGAACCTGAACGAGCGCGAGCGCGACATCCTGGAGGAGCGCCGCCTGCGCGACAATCCCACCACTCTGGAGGATCTGTCGCAGAAGTACGGCATCAGCCGCGAGCGCGTCCGCCAGATCGAGGTCCGCGCCTTCGAGAAGCTCCAGAAGGCTATCCGCAACGCCGCGGTGGAGCAGAAGCTGGCTGGGTAA
- a CDS encoding ATP phosphoribosyltransferase regulatory subunit produces MPADSLSSALLPAGLHDVLPPEAAHEAVAVAHLLADFTAHGYERVEPPLVEFEDNLLSGSGAAMAKQTFRLMDPLSQRMMAVRADITPQIVRIATTRLKNGARPVRLCYAGPVLRVKGSQLRPERQITQVGVELIGPLEAEADAEVILLAAHALEGVGVKHLSVDLCVPTMVARVCRGLGLGDEETARLREALDKKDAAAVTAVGGPAASLLHALMAASGPAERAMEVLSALPLPETAEKDRRRLTDALRLLRAARPDLTITVDLVEHRGFEYQTGLSFTLFARDVRGELGAGGRYRAGVRPGVEEEGEPGTGFTLYMDTLLRAVPAPEPAKRVYVPHGTSWAVAGKLRAEGWVTVAGLAPVADAAAEARRLDCGHRLDGGTVTPLT; encoded by the coding sequence ATGCCCGCTGATTCCCTGAGCTCCGCCCTGTTGCCCGCCGGCCTCCACGACGTGCTGCCGCCCGAAGCGGCGCACGAAGCGGTGGCGGTGGCGCACCTGCTGGCGGACTTCACGGCCCATGGCTATGAGCGTGTCGAGCCGCCGCTGGTCGAGTTCGAGGACAATCTGCTGTCCGGCTCTGGCGCCGCCATGGCGAAGCAGACCTTCCGGCTGATGGACCCGCTGTCGCAGCGCATGATGGCCGTGCGCGCCGACATCACCCCGCAGATCGTGCGCATCGCCACCACCCGCCTGAAGAACGGCGCCCGCCCGGTGCGGCTGTGCTACGCCGGGCCGGTGCTGCGCGTGAAGGGGTCGCAGCTGCGTCCCGAGCGGCAGATCACCCAGGTCGGCGTCGAGCTGATCGGCCCGCTGGAGGCCGAGGCGGACGCCGAGGTGATCCTGCTGGCCGCCCACGCCCTGGAAGGGGTGGGGGTGAAGCACCTGTCGGTGGACCTCTGCGTGCCAACCATGGTGGCGCGGGTCTGCCGTGGCCTGGGGCTCGGCGATGAGGAAACCGCCCGTCTGCGCGAGGCGCTGGACAAGAAGGACGCGGCGGCTGTGACCGCGGTCGGCGGGCCGGCGGCCTCGCTGCTGCACGCGCTGATGGCCGCCTCCGGCCCGGCGGAGCGCGCCATGGAGGTGCTGTCGGCGCTGCCGCTGCCGGAAACGGCGGAGAAGGACCGGCGCCGCCTGACCGACGCCCTGCGCCTGCTGCGCGCCGCGCGCCCCGATCTGACGATCACCGTCGATCTGGTCGAGCATCGCGGTTTCGAATACCAGACCGGCCTCAGCTTCACCCTGTTCGCGCGCGACGTGCGCGGCGAGCTGGGGGCGGGTGGCCGCTACCGCGCCGGCGTGCGTCCGGGCGTGGAGGAGGAGGGCGAGCCGGGGACCGGCTTCACCCTCTACATGGACACGCTCCTGCGCGCCGTTCCGGCGCCGGAGCCGGCCAAGCGCGTTTATGTGCCGCATGGCACCTCCTGGGCCGTGGCGGGCAAGCTGCGCGCCGAGGGCTGGGTCACCGTGGCGGGGCTGGCCCCCGTGGCGGACGCGGCGGCGGAGGCCCGGCGGCTGGACTGCGGTCACCGTCTGGACGGCGGCACGGTCACGCCGCTGACTTGA
- a CDS encoding threonine aldolase family protein, with product MTNALVYDFRSDNVAGAAPEVVNALAAAAVGSADPYGQDPLTAGVTRRLCALFEAEVTVFPVATGTAANALALSALVPPYGAVYCHQESHIHVDECGAPEMATGGAKLVPLSGEGGKLTTAALTAALAGAGIGVVHRVQPAALSLTQATEAGTVYRPQEVAALSDVAHAHGMAVHMDGARFANAVARLGCAPAEVTWKAGVDVLSLGGTKGGCLAAEAVVFFNPALAEDFGFLRKRAGHLVSKGRFLSAQLDAWLADDLWLRLARHANAMADRLSQGLAALPGAELAHPVEANEVFLRLPAAVADGLEAAGYRFYRWEGDLLRLVTAFDTPQAVVNSFLKIARDLSEKA from the coding sequence ATGACCAACGCCCTCGTCTACGACTTCCGCAGCGACAATGTGGCCGGCGCCGCGCCGGAGGTGGTCAACGCCCTGGCCGCGGCCGCGGTCGGGTCCGCCGATCCCTATGGGCAGGATCCGCTGACCGCCGGCGTCACCCGCCGCCTGTGCGCCCTCTTCGAGGCTGAGGTGACGGTGTTTCCGGTCGCCACCGGGACGGCGGCCAACGCGCTGGCCCTGTCGGCCCTGGTGCCGCCCTACGGCGCGGTCTACTGCCACCAGGAAAGCCACATCCACGTCGACGAGTGCGGCGCGCCGGAAATGGCCACCGGCGGGGCTAAGCTGGTGCCGCTGTCCGGGGAGGGCGGGAAGCTGACCACTGCCGCCCTGACCGCGGCGCTGGCCGGGGCAGGCATCGGCGTGGTGCATCGGGTGCAGCCCGCCGCCCTCAGCCTGACCCAGGCGACGGAGGCCGGCACGGTCTACCGTCCGCAGGAGGTGGCGGCCCTGTCCGACGTCGCCCACGCCCACGGCATGGCGGTGCACATGGACGGCGCCCGCTTCGCCAACGCGGTGGCCCGGCTGGGCTGCGCCCCGGCGGAGGTGACCTGGAAGGCCGGGGTGGACGTTCTGTCGCTGGGCGGTACCAAGGGTGGCTGCCTCGCCGCCGAGGCCGTGGTGTTCTTCAACCCGGCGCTGGCCGAGGATTTCGGCTTCCTGCGCAAGCGGGCCGGGCATCTGGTGTCCAAGGGCCGCTTCCTGTCGGCGCAGCTCGACGCCTGGCTGGCCGACGATCTGTGGCTGCGGCTGGCCCGCCACGCCAACGCCATGGCCGACCGGCTGTCGCAGGGCCTTGCCGCTCTGCCGGGGGCGGAACTGGCCCATCCGGTGGAGGCCAACGAGGTCTTCTTGCGGCTGCCCGCTGCGGTGGCCGATGGGCTGGAGGCGGCGGGTTACCGCTTCTACCGCTGGGAGGGTGATCTGCTGCGTCTGGTCACCGCCTTCGACACGCCGCAGGCCGTCGTGAACTCTTTTCTGAAAATCGCCAGAGATCTGTCAGAAAAGGCTTGA
- a CDS encoding adenylosuccinate synthase, with the protein MANVAVVGAQWGDEGKGKIVDWLSSRADVVVRFQGGHNAGHTLVINGVTYKLSLLPSGVVRSNKLSIIGNGVVFDPWAFIREVTAIKSQGVDVSPATLQVAENVPLILPVHSALDKAREEARGAGKIGTTGRGIGPAYEDKVARRAIRLCDLGDEAVLKEKVDALLAHHNLLLRGLGAPEMTPADILDPLREITPQVLPYASVVWKTLDELRRAGKRILFEGAQGQMLDIDHGTYPYVTSSNTVAGNAAAGSGMGPRAVGYVLGICKAYTTRVGSGPFPTELFDDVGELIGQRGKEFGVVTGRKRRCGWFDAVMVRQAVKTGGIDGIAMTKLDVLDGFDEIKVCVGYRLDGQELDYFPANAGAQARVEPIYETFEGWKDSTQGARSWAELPAQAVKYVRHVEELIQAPVALLSTSPERDDTILMNDPFQD; encoded by the coding sequence ATGGCCAACGTGGCGGTGGTCGGCGCCCAGTGGGGCGACGAGGGCAAGGGCAAGATCGTCGACTGGCTGTCCAGCCGGGCCGACGTGGTGGTGCGCTTCCAGGGCGGTCACAACGCCGGCCACACGCTGGTGATCAACGGCGTGACGTACAAGCTGAGCCTGCTGCCTTCGGGCGTGGTTCGCTCCAACAAGCTGTCGATCATCGGCAACGGCGTCGTCTTCGACCCCTGGGCCTTCATCCGCGAAGTGACGGCGATCAAGAGCCAGGGCGTGGACGTGTCCCCCGCCACGCTCCAGGTCGCCGAGAACGTTCCGCTGATCCTTCCGGTCCACAGCGCGCTCGACAAGGCGCGCGAGGAGGCTCGCGGCGCCGGCAAGATCGGCACGACCGGCCGTGGCATCGGCCCGGCCTATGAGGACAAGGTGGCCCGCCGGGCCATCCGCCTGTGCGACCTCGGCGACGAGGCGGTGCTGAAGGAGAAGGTGGACGCCCTGCTGGCCCACCACAACCTGCTGCTCCGCGGCCTGGGCGCGCCGGAGATGACCCCGGCCGACATCCTGGACCCGCTGCGCGAGATCACCCCGCAGGTGCTGCCCTACGCCTCGGTCGTCTGGAAGACGCTGGACGAGCTGCGCCGCGCCGGCAAGCGCATCCTGTTCGAAGGCGCCCAGGGCCAGATGCTCGACATCGACCACGGCACCTATCCGTACGTCACCTCCTCCAACACGGTGGCCGGCAACGCCGCCGCCGGCAGCGGCATGGGCCCGCGCGCCGTCGGCTATGTGCTGGGCATCTGCAAGGCCTACACGACGCGTGTCGGTTCCGGCCCGTTCCCGACGGAGCTGTTCGATGACGTCGGCGAGCTGATCGGCCAGCGCGGCAAGGAGTTCGGCGTGGTGACGGGCCGCAAGCGCCGTTGCGGCTGGTTCGACGCCGTGATGGTGCGCCAGGCGGTGAAGACCGGCGGCATCGACGGCATCGCCATGACCAAGCTGGACGTGCTGGACGGCTTCGACGAGATCAAGGTGTGCGTCGGCTACCGTCTGGACGGGCAGGAGCTGGATTACTTCCCGGCCAACGCCGGCGCCCAGGCCCGCGTCGAGCCGATCTACGAGACCTTCGAGGGTTGGAAGGACAGCACCCAGGGCGCCCGCTCCTGGGCGGAGCTGCCGGCCCAGGCGGTGAAGTACGTCCGTCATGTGGAAGAGCTGATCCAGGCCCCGGTGGCCCTGCTGTCCACCAGCCCGGAGCGCGACGACACCATCCTGATGAACGATCCGTTCCAGGATTGA
- a CDS encoding TrkH family potassium uptake protein produces the protein MGNGVGNGIALGPVFHIIGILLTILGLGMLLPALADAAVGNRDWTAFVGSSAATLAVSGGMVLATSSKEHARFTVKQHFLLTTLSWCVLATFGALPFMISAARLSFTDAYYEAMSGLSTTGGTVIVGLDDAPPGVLLWRSLLNWFGGVGIIVMAIAVLPILRVGGMQLFRTESSDKGDKPFATVQDTAGAIAMIYLALTILSAVAYHLAGMTWFDAINHAMASIATGGFSTKDASLGWFDSHAVLWVATFSMISGALPLTWYIRLLRGQRNAPVFGDSQVNALLAILLVAGVAMTLWAFAVVGLPFPDALSHSAVNVTSIITGTGFVSTDYSTWGSFAVVAFFFFYFIGGCTGSTSGSIKIFRWQVLALSMLNQMQRMLKPNRVLVPLYQGKVLDEDVVGSVINLAFAFMAAFGILSLLVAAMGVDYLSAASAVASALANAGPGLGPVVGPSGTMAPLPDAAKWVLSFAMLLGRLEVFTVLVLILPSFWRD, from the coding sequence TTGGGCAATGGCGTCGGCAATGGAATTGCGCTGGGACCAGTCTTCCACATCATCGGCATTCTTCTGACCATCCTAGGGCTGGGCATGCTGCTGCCGGCGCTGGCCGACGCCGCCGTGGGCAACCGGGACTGGACAGCCTTCGTCGGTTCCAGCGCGGCGACGCTGGCGGTCAGCGGCGGCATGGTGCTGGCGACGTCGAGCAAGGAGCACGCGCGCTTCACCGTGAAGCAGCATTTCCTGCTGACCACGCTGTCCTGGTGCGTCCTGGCGACCTTCGGCGCCCTGCCCTTCATGATCTCCGCGGCGCGCCTGTCCTTCACCGACGCCTATTACGAGGCGATGTCGGGCCTCTCCACCACCGGCGGCACGGTCATCGTCGGGTTGGACGACGCCCCGCCGGGGGTTCTGCTGTGGCGGTCGCTGCTGAACTGGTTCGGCGGGGTCGGCATCATCGTCATGGCGATAGCGGTGCTGCCCATCCTGCGGGTCGGCGGCATGCAGTTGTTCCGCACCGAGTCCTCCGACAAGGGCGACAAGCCCTTCGCCACGGTGCAGGACACCGCGGGCGCCATCGCCATGATCTATCTGGCGCTGACCATCCTGTCGGCGGTGGCCTACCATCTGGCCGGCATGACGTGGTTCGACGCGATCAACCACGCCATGGCCTCCATCGCCACCGGCGGCTTCTCCACGAAGGACGCCTCGCTCGGCTGGTTCGATTCCCATGCGGTGCTGTGGGTGGCGACCTTTTCGATGATCTCCGGGGCCTTGCCCCTGACTTGGTACATCCGCCTGCTGCGCGGCCAGCGCAACGCGCCGGTCTTCGGCGACAGCCAGGTGAACGCGCTGCTGGCGATCCTTCTGGTGGCCGGCGTCGCCATGACCCTGTGGGCCTTCGCCGTGGTCGGCTTGCCCTTCCCGGACGCGCTCAGCCATTCGGCGGTGAACGTCACCTCGATCATCACCGGGACCGGCTTCGTCTCCACCGACTATTCGACCTGGGGCAGCTTCGCCGTAGTCGCCTTCTTCTTCTTCTACTTCATCGGCGGCTGCACCGGATCGACGTCGGGGTCGATCAAGATCTTCCGCTGGCAGGTGCTGGCCCTGTCGATGCTGAACCAGATGCAGCGGATGCTGAAGCCGAACCGCGTGCTCGTCCCGCTCTACCAGGGCAAGGTGCTGGACGAGGATGTCGTCGGCTCTGTCATCAACCTTGCCTTCGCCTTCATGGCGGCCTTCGGCATCCTGTCGCTTCTGGTCGCCGCGATGGGTGTGGACTACCTGAGCGCGGCCAGCGCCGTCGCCTCCGCGCTCGCCAACGCCGGACCGGGGCTGGGGCCGGTGGTCGGCCCGTCGGGCACCATGGCTCCCCTGCCGGACGCCGCGAAATGGGTGCTGAGCTTCGCCATGCTGCTCGGCCGGCTGGAAGTCTTCACGGTGCTGGTGCTGATCCTGCCGAGCTTCTGGCGGGATTGA
- a CDS encoding phosphoserine transaminase, with the protein MKPARRPSNPLFSSGPCAKRPGWSLDALDGALLGRSHRSKPGKAKLKEVIDLTRAVLAIPGDYRIGIVPASDTGAVEMALWNLLGERGVDMMAWESFGKEWVTDVTKQLRLSDVRTIQAPYGELPDLSQADFSRDVVFTWNGTTSGVRVPDGDWIPADREGLSICDATSAAFAMDIPWSKIDVATWSWQKVLGGEAAHGMLVLSPRAVARLESFQPDRPLPKIFRLTSGGKLIEGIFVGDTINTPSMLCVEDAIDGLRWSLSVGGLTQLIRRSEQNLRIVSEWVAASTWAGFLGDDPATRSCTSICLRFTDPEVTALTPEAQEEFAKKLAALLEKEEAAFDAGSYRDAPPGLRLWGGATVENEDMEAVLPWLDWAFATVKAETFGR; encoded by the coding sequence ATGAAGCCCGCCCGCCGGCCGTCGAACCCGCTGTTTTCCTCCGGCCCCTGCGCCAAGCGGCCCGGCTGGTCGCTGGACGCCCTGGACGGCGCGCTGCTCGGCCGCTCCCATCGCTCGAAGCCGGGCAAGGCGAAGCTGAAGGAGGTCATCGACCTGACCCGCGCCGTCCTGGCGATCCCCGGCGACTACCGCATCGGCATCGTTCCGGCCTCTGACACCGGGGCGGTGGAGATGGCGCTGTGGAACCTGCTGGGTGAACGCGGCGTCGACATGATGGCCTGGGAGAGCTTCGGCAAGGAGTGGGTGACCGACGTCACCAAGCAGCTCCGCCTGTCCGACGTGCGGACCATCCAAGCCCCCTACGGCGAACTGCCGGACCTGTCGCAGGCCGATTTCAGCCGCGACGTGGTGTTCACCTGGAACGGCACGACATCGGGCGTGCGGGTGCCGGACGGCGACTGGATTCCGGCGGACCGCGAGGGCCTGTCGATCTGCGACGCGACCTCCGCCGCCTTCGCCATGGACATTCCCTGGAGCAAGATCGACGTCGCCACCTGGTCCTGGCAGAAGGTGCTGGGCGGCGAGGCCGCGCACGGCATGCTGGTGCTCAGCCCGCGCGCCGTGGCGCGGCTGGAAAGCTTCCAGCCCGACCGCCCGCTGCCGAAGATTTTCCGCCTGACCAGTGGCGGGAAGCTGATCGAAGGCATCTTCGTCGGCGACACCATCAACACGCCGTCCATGCTCTGCGTGGAGGACGCCATCGACGGGCTGCGCTGGTCGCTGTCGGTCGGCGGCCTGACCCAGCTCATCCGCCGGTCGGAGCAGAACCTGCGCATCGTCTCGGAGTGGGTTGCGGCCTCGACCTGGGCCGGCTTCCTGGGGGACGATCCGGCGACGCGCTCCTGCACGTCGATCTGCCTGCGCTTCACCGACCCCGAGGTGACCGCCCTGACGCCGGAGGCCCAGGAGGAGTTTGCCAAGAAGCTCGCCGCGCTTCTGGAGAAGGAGGAGGCCGCCTTCGACGCCGGTTCCTACCGCGACGCCCCTCCCGGCCTGCGCCTGTGGGGCGGCGCCACGGTGGAGAACGAGGATATGGAGGCGGTCCTGCCCTGGCTCGACTGGGCCTTCGCCACGGTCAAGGCGGAGACCTTCGGGCGCTGA
- a CDS encoding RluA family pseudouridine synthase: MPERTEIDDDEDEYTGTQDGETGEGARQHWSVPDDAGGQRLDKALATGLPGLSRSRVQALLAQGCVQDGNGRTVTDPSVKVKPGQTFDVFIPEAEPAQPEAQDIPLDVVYEDEDVLVIDKPAGMVVHPAAGNPDGTLVNALLAHCGDSLSGIGGVRRPGIVHRLDKDTSGLMVVAKNDRAHHALTEQFSGRTLSRTYQAIVWGVPSPREGRIEGNIGRSSSDRKKMTVVTGGGKHAATRYRVVRSFGTALALVECTLETGRTHQIRVHMAHIGHPIVGDPLYGKGRAGRAGGKHASALPEPHRERFVGFPRQALHAVGLTFRHPATGETVRFQAPLPTDIKDLSDFLESL, encoded by the coding sequence ATGCCCGAACGCACCGAAATCGACGACGATGAGGACGAATACACCGGAACGCAGGATGGCGAAACCGGCGAAGGCGCGCGGCAGCACTGGAGCGTTCCGGACGACGCCGGCGGCCAGCGGCTCGACAAGGCCCTGGCGACGGGGCTTCCCGGCCTGTCGCGGTCGCGCGTGCAGGCGTTGCTGGCGCAGGGCTGCGTGCAGGACGGCAATGGGCGGACGGTCACGGACCCTTCCGTGAAGGTGAAGCCCGGACAAACTTTCGACGTTTTCATCCCCGAAGCTGAACCTGCACAGCCCGAGGCCCAGGACATACCCCTGGACGTGGTCTATGAGGATGAGGACGTGTTGGTGATCGACAAGCCCGCCGGCATGGTGGTCCACCCCGCCGCCGGCAATCCGGACGGCACGCTGGTCAACGCCCTGCTCGCCCATTGCGGCGACAGCCTGTCGGGCATCGGCGGCGTGCGGCGTCCGGGGATCGTCCACCGGCTCGACAAGGACACCAGCGGCCTGATGGTCGTCGCCAAGAACGACCGCGCGCACCACGCGCTGACGGAGCAGTTCTCCGGCCGCACGCTCAGCCGCACCTACCAGGCGATCGTCTGGGGCGTCCCTTCCCCCCGCGAGGGGCGGATCGAGGGCAACATCGGGCGCAGCAGCAGCGACCGCAAGAAGATGACCGTGGTCACCGGCGGCGGCAAGCACGCGGCCACCCGCTACCGCGTCGTCCGCTCCTTCGGCACCGCGCTGGCGCTGGTCGAATGCACGCTGGAGACCGGGCGCACCCATCAGATCCGCGTGCACATGGCGCACATCGGCCATCCCATCGTGGGCGACCCGCTCTATGGCAAGGGACGTGCCGGACGCGCCGGCGGCAAGCACGCGTCAGCCCTGCCGGAACCCCATCGCGAGCGGTTTGTTGGCTTTCCACGGCAGGCGTTGCACGCCGTGGGGCTGACCTTCCGACACCCCGCAACGGGTGAGACGGTCCGCTTCCAGGCGCCGCTACCCACGGATATTAAAGATTTGTCAGATTTCTTAGAATCCCTGTAA